The Pseudomonas orientalis genome contains a region encoding:
- a CDS encoding D-hexose-6-phosphate mutarotase: MHEQPLQRFFKSLRERPVFAWERFQMRDVLVIDHPLCQAVFSRQGAQLLHFQPAGQKPWLWCAAKWPQVGAIRGGVPVCWPWYGRHPSENAWPSHGWARLIDWKLLDSSTDDDGVRLHWQLQLCDWQVDLHAQLGETLELRLSTEHQDELPCQLSHALHAYWRIGHVDEVALSGLDGAQGYDQLNRQVCQQEGELRVDGGCQRVFQHEGELQLKDHAWQRELCIDTGDSADTVVWHPGSRPLLGVSFNEASGFVCVESAMAGASLAPGERAHLSLQARAGV, translated from the coding sequence ATGCATGAGCAACCGCTGCAACGCTTTTTCAAGTCCCTGCGCGAGCGTCCGGTGTTCGCCTGGGAGCGCTTTCAGATGCGCGATGTGTTGGTGATCGACCATCCGCTGTGCCAGGCGGTATTCAGTCGCCAAGGCGCGCAATTGCTGCACTTTCAGCCCGCTGGCCAGAAACCCTGGCTGTGGTGTGCGGCCAAATGGCCCCAAGTCGGCGCGATCCGCGGTGGCGTGCCGGTATGCTGGCCGTGGTACGGCCGTCACCCCAGCGAAAACGCCTGGCCTTCCCATGGCTGGGCACGCTTGATCGACTGGAAACTGCTCGACAGCAGCACCGATGACGACGGCGTGCGCCTGCATTGGCAGTTGCAGTTGTGCGACTGGCAGGTAGACCTGCATGCGCAATTGGGCGAAACCCTGGAGTTGCGCCTGAGTACCGAGCATCAGGACGAGCTGCCGTGCCAATTGAGCCATGCGTTGCACGCTTACTGGCGTATTGGTCACGTTGACGAGGTAGCGCTGTCTGGGCTTGACGGTGCGCAGGGTTATGACCAGCTCAATCGCCAGGTCTGCCAGCAGGAAGGTGAGCTGCGGGTCGATGGTGGGTGCCAGCGGGTGTTCCAGCACGAGGGCGAATTGCAGCTCAAGGACCATGCCTGGCAGCGTGAACTGTGCATCGACACCGGCGACAGCGCCGACACGGTGGTGTGGCACCCGGGTAGCCGGCCGCTATTGGGCGTGAGTTTTAACGAAGCGTCAGGATTTGTGTGTGTGGAATCGGCGATGGCCGGTGCGAGCCTGGCGCCCGGGGAGCGGGCGCATTTGAGTCTGCAGGCCAGGGCAGGGGTCTAG
- a CDS encoding MurR/RpiR family transcriptional regulator, with protein MRNLLEQIRNRLEELNKAEKKVAEVILLNPQQATRFSIAALAQAASVSEPTVNRFCRSFGVSGYPELKLQLAQSLASGAAYVSRAVEADDNPEAYTQKIFGSAIASLDSACQALDPALISKAVDLLIQARQIHFFGLGASAPVAMDALHKFFRFNLAVTAHADVLMQRMIASVAHTGELFVIISYTGRTRELVEVARIARENGASVLGVTAENSPLAKASTVSLNIPLPEDTDIYMPMTSRIIQLTVLDVLATGMTLRRGVDFQPHLRKIKESLNDSRYPVGDEFN; from the coding sequence GTGCGAAATCTTCTGGAACAAATCCGGAACCGCCTCGAAGAATTGAACAAGGCCGAGAAAAAAGTCGCCGAGGTCATCCTGCTCAACCCGCAGCAGGCCACCCGCTTCTCGATCGCCGCCCTTGCCCAGGCCGCCTCGGTCAGTGAACCGACGGTCAACCGTTTCTGCCGTTCGTTCGGCGTCAGCGGTTACCCTGAACTTAAATTGCAGCTGGCGCAAAGTCTGGCCAGTGGCGCGGCGTATGTCAGCCGCGCCGTGGAAGCCGATGATAACCCCGAGGCCTACACCCAGAAGATTTTTGGCAGCGCCATTGCCTCCCTGGACAGCGCCTGCCAGGCCCTGGACCCGGCCCTGATCAGCAAGGCCGTGGACTTGTTGATCCAGGCGCGGCAGATCCACTTTTTCGGCCTGGGCGCCTCGGCACCGGTGGCGATGGATGCGCTGCACAAGTTCTTCCGTTTCAACCTGGCGGTGACTGCCCACGCCGACGTGCTGATGCAACGCATGATCGCCTCGGTGGCACATACGGGTGAGTTGTTCGTGATCATTTCCTACACCGGGCGTACCCGTGAGTTGGTGGAAGTGGCGCGTATCGCGCGGGAAAACGGTGCATCGGTGCTGGGGGTGACGGCCGAGAACTCGCCGTTGGCCAAGGCCAGTACCGTGAGCCTGAACATTCCGCTGCCGGAAGACACCGATATCTACATGCCGATGACGTCGCGGATCATTCAGCTGACGGTACTCGATGTGCTGGCGACCGGCATGACGTTGCGCCGTGGCGTGGATTTCCAGCCGCACTTGCGCAAGATCAAGGAGAGCCTGAATGACAGCCGGTATCCGGTGGGGGATGAGTTCAACTAA